A section of the Jaculus jaculus isolate mJacJac1 chromosome 6, mJacJac1.mat.Y.cur, whole genome shotgun sequence genome encodes:
- the LOC123461482 gene encoding putative speedy protein E7 encodes MADRKVNDTWLSYGLTDARTGGRKRRLSLTWKDSKGSKPQSTTYESLAVVPEKRARRMRGLMKSRLTEAKAVFKDKSSQACRAAASEAVSGLQFCRRKGQKRTIWSVNCTEGTKVWMYKKRRSSYRPEDLEAFFRLLEDPVIQSFLAADKALKVSDKYLLSMVVEYFGRVGLPGHMYNRIHFFLALYIACDMEESDPITKVTIIQYLLGKEHWKGLCKEFLKLKTEFFKALEYRAWVKPDLCEEIQNHNPQHWVWSRVREGTH; translated from the exons ATGGCAGACAGAAAAGTAAACGATACATGGTTGTCCTATGGACTGACGGATGCGAGAACAGGGGGACGGAAAAGAAGACTTTCCCTAACATGGAAAG ATTCAAAAGGCAGTAAGCCTCAGTCTACTACTTATGAGTCTCTTGCGGTTGTCCCTGAGAAGAGAGCAAGGAGAATGAGGGGCCTGATGAAAAGTAGATTGACGGAAGCTAAGGCAG TTTTCAAGGATAAGAGCTCTCAGGCCTGCAGGGCAGCTGCATCAGAGGCTGTCTCAGGATTGCAGTTCTGTaggaggaagggacagaagagAACCATATGGAGTGTCAACTGTACAGAGGGAACTAAAGTATGGATGTATAAAAAAAGAAGATCAAGCTACCGACCTGAAGACCTAGAAGCCTTCTTTCGTCTTTTGG AGGATCCAGTTATCCAGAGCTTTTTGGCAGCTGACAAGGCCCTAAAAGTCTCTGACAAG TACCTCCTTTCCATGGTGGTGGAGTACTTCGGCCGAGTTGGGCTGCCTGGGCACATGTACAACAGGATCCACTTCTTCCTTGCCCT TTACATAGCATGTGACATGGAAGAATCTGACCCAATTACGAAGGTGACCATCATCCAGTATTTGCTGGGCAAGGAACACTGGAAAGGCTTGTGCAAAGAATTTCTTAAGTTGAAGACAGAGTTCTTTAAAGCACTGGAATACCGAGCTTGGGTCAAGCCTGATTTGTGTGAGGAG ATCCAGAACCACAATCCACAACACTGGGTCTGGAGCCGGGTGCGTGAGGGCACCCACTAG